Proteins from a genomic interval of Ignavibacteriota bacterium:
- a CDS encoding HNH endonuclease, which translates to MFYGEKFEHQNLHNGVLNARVLLLNQSYEPLILCSAKKAVVLIYLRKAEIIKENPKLSVRSVTTVLPWPSVIRLKTYVRIPHSNINLTRKNILRRDNHKCAYCGRGDLAFTVDHIIPKAHGGKDTWENLVTACLPCNNRKGDRTPDEANMILKIKPHKPNHIMFILNSISRIDDNWKPYLFQ; encoded by the coding sequence ATATTTTATGGAGAAAAGTTCGAACATCAAAATTTACATAATGGCGTTTTAAATGCAAGAGTCCTTTTATTAAACCAAAGTTATGAACCGCTTATATTATGCTCGGCTAAAAAAGCTGTTGTCCTAATTTACTTGAGAAAGGCAGAAATAATAAAAGAGAATCCTAAACTTTCTGTAAGATCAGTAACAACCGTACTTCCTTGGCCTAGTGTAATTAGACTTAAAACATATGTAAGAATTCCCCACAGCAATATAAATCTTACCAGAAAAAATATTTTACGAAGAGATAACCATAAATGCGCATATTGTGGAAGAGGTGATTTGGCGTTTACTGTAGATCATATAATTCCTAAAGCGCACGGCGGAAAAGATACCTGGGAAAATTTAGTTACAGCGTGTCTGCCATGTAATAATAGAAAGGGCGATAGAACACCAGATGAAGCTAATATGATTTTAAAAATTAAACCGCATAAACCAAATCATATTATGTTTATCCTAAATTCGATCAGTAGAATTGATGACAACTGGAAACCTTATCTTTTTCAATAA